One genomic segment of Rhodopirellula islandica includes these proteins:
- a CDS encoding divalent metal cation transporter: MSESNPTSHTEANPLTGGDAVISDKVLADRAMLQKAQAEGKTLGTYIKLSGPGWLQSAITLGGGSLAGSLFLGVMGGTSMLWLQLVAIILGVVMLSAISYVTLSTGRRPFEAINNEINPALGWGWIIATVLANMIFCMPQFSLCYDALDKNLLTLGGGEGLGDSRSARWIVTMVLFFAAGFIVLLNTKQGRAAKIFDIFLKTLIGMVVICFFGVAILLLAKGQLDFASIFAGLVPDLTQFVRPAGDLRETVANLSPEGSSFWTHRLMGTQRSVMISAIATAVGINMTFLLPYSMLARGWDKTFRGLARFDLSTGMAIPFVLVTSCVVIASASSFHNKIDDQLASTDLQVMQQSPLYEKVKGDLIARVDAGLGAEAAATAEVAKLQMVAELPEEEKRLAAALVKRNAFELSQTLAPLLGDESAKLIFGLGVFGMGFSTIIILMLINGYAIREMFGRPNSQTIFIIGVLIAGASGASWVELWTDPDKKFWLAILASTFAVMLLPIAYFTFFLMMNSREILGDDRPTGGHRLTWNVFMGLAVIGATAAAGVAVYEKYMAEDPLSFRIVAAIWVAYAIAVVLGFVLKKKSTQAA, translated from the coding sequence ATGTCTGAATCGAACCCCACCTCCCACACCGAAGCCAACCCTCTGACCGGTGGCGATGCTGTGATCAGCGACAAAGTCCTCGCCGATCGTGCGATGCTGCAAAAAGCCCAAGCGGAAGGCAAAACGCTGGGCACCTACATCAAGCTCTCGGGCCCCGGGTGGTTGCAATCTGCCATCACGCTCGGTGGTGGATCGCTCGCAGGGTCATTGTTCCTGGGAGTGATGGGTGGGACCAGCATGTTGTGGCTGCAACTCGTCGCAATCATCTTGGGCGTGGTGATGCTGTCGGCGATCAGTTACGTGACGCTTTCGACTGGTCGTCGACCGTTTGAAGCGATCAACAACGAGATCAACCCGGCACTTGGTTGGGGATGGATCATCGCGACCGTGCTGGCGAACATGATCTTTTGCATGCCCCAGTTCAGTCTTTGCTACGACGCGCTCGACAAGAATCTGTTGACGCTCGGTGGAGGCGAGGGGCTGGGCGATTCGCGTTCGGCTCGCTGGATCGTGACCATGGTTCTGTTCTTTGCCGCGGGTTTCATCGTGCTGCTGAACACCAAGCAGGGCCGGGCCGCGAAGATTTTTGACATCTTCCTGAAGACGTTGATCGGGATGGTCGTGATCTGCTTCTTCGGCGTCGCGATCTTGCTGTTGGCAAAGGGCCAACTCGATTTTGCCAGCATTTTCGCGGGTCTGGTTCCTGACCTGACTCAGTTTGTTCGCCCGGCTGGTGACCTCCGTGAAACGGTCGCGAACCTTTCTCCCGAAGGCAGCTCGTTTTGGACGCATCGTCTGATGGGCACTCAGCGAAGCGTGATGATCTCAGCCATTGCGACCGCCGTCGGGATCAACATGACCTTCCTGTTGCCTTATTCCATGCTGGCGCGTGGTTGGGACAAGACCTTCCGTGGACTGGCTCGGTTTGACCTTTCGACCGGCATGGCGATTCCCTTTGTCTTGGTGACCAGCTGCGTCGTGATCGCTTCGGCGTCGTCGTTTCACAATAAAATTGACGATCAATTGGCATCGACTGACCTGCAGGTGATGCAGCAGTCGCCGCTGTACGAAAAGGTGAAGGGCGATTTGATCGCTCGCGTCGACGCGGGTCTGGGGGCGGAAGCAGCAGCGACGGCTGAAGTCGCCAAACTGCAAATGGTCGCGGAACTTCCGGAAGAAGAAAAGCGATTGGCTGCGGCCTTGGTCAAACGCAACGCCTTCGAGCTTTCCCAGACACTCGCACCGTTGTTGGGGGACGAATCCGCCAAATTGATCTTCGGTTTGGGCGTTTTCGGAATGGGTTTCTCCACGATTATCATTCTGATGTTGATCAACGGCTACGCGATTCGCGAAATGTTTGGACGTCCGAACAGCCAAACGATTTTCATCATCGGCGTGTTGATCGCAGGTGCCTCGGGTGCGAGTTGGGTGGAGCTTTGGACGGACCCGGACAAGAAGTTCTGGCTCGCGATTCTGGCCAGCACCTTCGCGGTGATGTTGTTGCCGATCGCGTATTTCACGTTCTTCCTGATGATGAACAGCCGCGAGATTTTGGGTGATGATCGCCCCACCGGCGGGCATCGTTTGACTTGGAACGTGTTCATGGGATTGGCTGTGATCGGAGCGACCGCTGCGGCTGGCGTTGCCGTGTACGAAAAGTACATGGCGGAGGATCCCTTGTCCTTCCGGATTGTCGCTGCCATCTGGGTGGCGTACGCGATTGCGGTGGTGTTGGGATTTGTGTTGAAAAAGAAGTCAACGCAAGCTGCTTGA
- a CDS encoding U32 family peptidase — MLDSPLSSNVSAPELLAPAGNWDCVHAAIENGADAVYFGLDRGFNARHRAANFGVNDLSSLMGQLHLRGVRGYVTLNTLVFPDELNDLVEVVDAIASAGVDAVLVQDFGVARIVRAVCPELEIHASTQMSLTSSETIEAARSLDLSRVVVARELSIGEIKQIRSKTDMPIEAFIHGALCVAYSGQCLTSESLGGRSANRGQCAQACRLPYDLVCDGIDQELGDVRYLLSPQDLAGYAAIPDMIHAGVNSLKIEGRLKTPEYVANITGHYRRAIDQAISEGVVNLGEDAQHEMELSFSRGFTPGWLEGNDHKRLVPGIRSAKQGIVLGEVLAIGRDSILVEIQAGIALGDGLAMESAVDPNSTKAFDSGFADNHQGGRIYSLRLDDESKSDPRRPDDSQNAPKSAQSPWEQARQRKQSESQAGTDKLSKVQANQTVWIGFGRGELDFSRIEIGATVFKNDDPQLNKRLAATFGGKPRRTRPIHLHVVAHVGRPVEVTATLGSGEHATTENIVGEDDLAVANKHAITEEVLADKLGRLGGTPFHLARLTSDLSGGPMVPLGVLNQLRRELVEKLEDQFHAAPRRTVRLSAGRALVTPIKNETPVSDDQPTVPQAPPQLSVLCRTLDQVRGAIAASAERIYADFHDPREHKAAIALGAEHNASIWIASLRIQKPGEMGLLKQVVKQGPAGLLARNLAAVRLGVEAGLPTIADFSLNVANHRSAEWLIDQGVQRVTASYDLNADQLDQLVSSMPADWLELVLHQHMPMFHMEHCVFCSVLSPGTNKTNCGRPCDRHVVELRDRVGKLHVLQADIACRNTLFNATPQSGAEIVSNMVACGVGSFRVELLSENAQEAESILRLYRQLLLGEIAGQEVWRSLSAENRVGVTRGTLEAKRNPLAIL, encoded by the coding sequence ATGCTCGATTCCCCTTTGTCATCCAACGTCTCCGCTCCTGAATTGCTCGCCCCCGCCGGCAATTGGGACTGTGTCCACGCCGCCATCGAAAACGGAGCCGACGCCGTCTACTTCGGTCTCGATCGCGGTTTCAACGCCCGGCACCGTGCGGCCAATTTTGGTGTCAACGACCTTTCCTCGTTGATGGGCCAGCTGCATCTCCGCGGTGTTCGCGGTTATGTGACGCTCAACACGTTGGTTTTTCCCGACGAACTGAACGATTTGGTCGAAGTGGTCGACGCGATCGCCAGTGCCGGGGTCGATGCGGTCCTCGTGCAAGACTTCGGTGTCGCGAGAATTGTCCGCGCCGTCTGTCCTGAACTGGAGATTCACGCTTCCACGCAAATGAGCCTGACCAGCTCAGAAACCATCGAAGCCGCCCGATCACTGGATCTGTCCCGTGTCGTCGTCGCTCGCGAATTGTCGATCGGCGAAATCAAGCAGATTCGGTCGAAGACCGACATGCCGATCGAGGCCTTCATTCATGGGGCACTTTGTGTCGCCTACAGCGGCCAGTGCTTGACCAGCGAATCGCTTGGCGGACGCAGCGCCAACCGCGGCCAGTGCGCGCAGGCCTGTCGATTGCCGTACGACTTGGTTTGCGATGGGATCGATCAGGAACTGGGCGACGTTCGCTACTTGCTCAGCCCTCAAGATTTGGCGGGTTACGCCGCAATCCCTGACATGATCCACGCGGGCGTCAACAGTTTGAAAATTGAAGGCCGGCTGAAGACCCCCGAATACGTCGCCAACATCACCGGCCACTACCGTCGCGCGATCGATCAAGCCATCTCAGAAGGCGTTGTGAACCTCGGCGAGGACGCTCAACACGAAATGGAGCTGTCGTTCTCTCGCGGCTTCACCCCCGGATGGCTCGAAGGCAACGATCACAAACGCTTGGTCCCCGGAATCCGCTCGGCCAAACAAGGCATTGTGCTGGGCGAAGTCCTAGCCATTGGACGAGATTCGATCTTGGTGGAGATTCAAGCGGGAATCGCCCTGGGCGATGGACTGGCGATGGAATCCGCCGTGGATCCCAACAGCACGAAGGCCTTCGACAGCGGCTTCGCCGACAATCACCAAGGCGGGCGAATCTATTCACTGCGTTTGGACGATGAATCGAAGTCCGATCCGCGCCGACCAGACGACTCACAGAATGCCCCGAAATCCGCACAAAGTCCGTGGGAACAAGCCCGCCAGCGGAAACAATCCGAATCGCAAGCAGGCACCGACAAACTCTCCAAGGTCCAAGCCAATCAAACCGTTTGGATTGGATTCGGACGAGGCGAACTCGACTTTTCACGCATCGAGATTGGGGCGACGGTCTTCAAAAACGATGACCCTCAACTGAACAAGCGATTGGCAGCCACGTTTGGTGGCAAGCCACGGCGCACACGTCCGATCCATCTGCATGTCGTGGCCCATGTGGGTCGCCCGGTCGAAGTCACCGCGACCCTGGGCAGCGGCGAACACGCCACGACCGAAAACATCGTCGGCGAAGACGACCTGGCCGTCGCGAACAAACATGCGATCACCGAGGAAGTCTTGGCAGACAAACTGGGCCGGCTTGGCGGTACGCCCTTTCACCTGGCACGTCTGACCAGCGATCTGAGCGGTGGCCCCATGGTGCCACTCGGCGTTCTCAACCAGCTCCGCCGAGAATTGGTTGAAAAGCTTGAAGATCAATTTCACGCAGCACCTCGCCGGACCGTTCGCTTGTCGGCCGGACGCGCACTGGTGACTCCAATCAAGAACGAAACGCCCGTTTCAGACGACCAGCCAACTGTTCCTCAGGCACCGCCGCAGTTGTCGGTGCTCTGCCGAACACTGGATCAAGTCCGAGGCGCGATCGCAGCGTCCGCAGAACGGATCTACGCTGACTTCCACGATCCACGCGAGCACAAAGCTGCCATTGCTCTGGGAGCCGAACACAACGCGTCGATTTGGATCGCGTCGCTTCGGATCCAAAAGCCCGGCGAAATGGGACTTCTCAAGCAAGTGGTCAAACAGGGCCCGGCAGGGTTGCTGGCTCGAAACTTGGCCGCGGTTCGATTGGGCGTCGAGGCAGGCCTGCCAACCATCGCTGACTTTTCACTCAACGTTGCCAACCATCGCTCAGCAGAATGGCTGATCGACCAAGGCGTCCAGCGAGTCACAGCCTCTTACGATTTGAACGCCGACCAACTCGATCAATTGGTCAGTTCGATGCCTGCGGATTGGTTGGAATTGGTGCTGCACCAACACATGCCGATGTTCCACATGGAGCACTGTGTGTTCTGCAGCGTGCTGTCGCCAGGAACAAACAAGACCAACTGTGGGCGTCCCTGTGATCGGCACGTGGTTGAACTGCGTGACCGCGTCGGCAAACTGCACGTCCTCCAAGCCGACATTGCGTGCCGGAACACGCTGTTCAATGCGACGCCTCAGAGCGGTGCCGAGATTGTTAGCAACATGGTCGCCTGTGGCGTTGGATCGTTCCGAGTCGAACTGCTCAGCGAAAACGCGCAAGAAGCCGAATCGATCCTGCGTCTGTACCGGCAATTGCTGCTCGGCGAGATCGCTGGACAAGAGGTTTGGCGATCACTGTCCGCCGAAAATCGCGTCGGTGTGACGCGTGGAACGCTCGAAGCCAAACGCAACCCACTGGCGATTCTGTAA